One Corynebacterium efficiens YS-314 DNA segment encodes these proteins:
- the rpmI gene encoding 50S ribosomal protein L35 has protein sequence MKNKTHKGTAKRVKVTGSGKLVREQANRRHLLEGKPSTRTRRLKGIVEVSPADTKRMKRLLGKA, from the coding sequence ATGAAGAACAAGACCCACAAGGGCACCGCTAAGCGCGTCAAGGTGACTGGTTCCGGCAAGCTCGTCCGCGAGCAGGCTAACCGTCGCCACCTCCTCGAGGGCAAGCCCTCCACCCGCACCCGTCGCCTGAAGGGCATCGTCGAGGTTTCCCCCGCGGACACCAAGCGCATGAAGCGCCTGCTCGGCAAGGCGTAA
- the infC gene encoding translation initiation factor IF-3 — protein sequence MNGFLVCQRGNFLKWYGTSSFSRTANRGVHISAEARINERIRVPEVRLVGPNGEQVGIVRIEDARKLAFDADLDLVEVAPTAKPPVCKIMDYGKFKYEAAQKARESRKNQQQTVVKEQKLRPKIDDHDYETKKSNVIRFLEKGSKVKVTIMFRGREQARPELGYRLLERLANDVAEYGVVETRAKQDGRNMTMVIGPLRKGKK from the coding sequence ATGAACGGGTTTTTGGTCTGTCAACGGGGCAATTTCCTCAAGTGGTACGGTACGTCATCATTTTCCCGCACTGCTAACAGAGGAGTCCACATCAGCGCTGAAGCTCGCATCAATGAGCGTATCCGAGTTCCCGAGGTCCGTCTTGTCGGTCCCAATGGTGAGCAGGTAGGCATCGTCCGTATTGAGGATGCTCGCAAGCTCGCGTTCGACGCAGATCTTGATCTGGTCGAGGTTGCACCCACTGCCAAGCCACCGGTCTGCAAGATCATGGACTACGGAAAGTTCAAGTACGAAGCAGCCCAAAAGGCCCGCGAGTCACGCAAGAATCAGCAGCAGACCGTAGTCAAGGAGCAGAAGCTTCGTCCCAAGATCGATGATCATGATTATGAGACGAAGAAGAGCAATGTGATCCGCTTCCTGGAGAAGGGATCCAAGGTCAAGGTCACGATCATGTTCCGTGGTCGTGAGCAGGCCCGACCAGAACTTGGCTACAGGCTCCTCGAGCGTCTGGCAAATGACGTAGCCGAATACGGTGTCGTCGAAACCCGTGCGAAGCAGGATGGCCGCAACATGACGATGGTCATCGGTCCGCTCCGCAAGGGCAAGAAATAA
- the rplT gene encoding 50S ribosomal protein L20 — protein sequence MARVKRSVNAKKKRREILKSAKGYRGQRSRLYRKAKEQWLHSMTYAYRDRRARKGEFRKLWIQRINAAARMNGITYNRLIQGLRLAEIEVDRKILADLAVNDFAAFSAICEAAKAALPEDVNAPKAAA from the coding sequence GTGGCACGTGTCAAGCGGTCCGTCAACGCTAAGAAGAAGCGTCGCGAAATTCTGAAGTCCGCAAAGGGCTACCGCGGCCAGCGCTCCCGCCTCTACCGTAAGGCGAAGGAACAGTGGCTGCACTCCATGACCTACGCGTACCGCGATCGTCGCGCACGCAAGGGTGAGTTCCGCAAGCTGTGGATCCAGCGCATCAACGCCGCTGCCCGCATGAACGGCATCACCTACAACCGTCTCATCCAGGGCCTGCGCCTTGCTGAGATCGAGGTCGACCGCAAGATCCTCGCCGATCTGGCTGTCAACGACTTCGCTGCCTTCTCCGCCATCTGCGAGGCTGCCAAGGCTGCCCTGCCGGAGGATGTCAACGCACCGAAGGCTGCTGCATAA
- a CDS encoding DUF2339 domain-containing protein has product MNFTHRDRLALRSALSKLSASASAMAEASREIDALVSRMDTTDSPAGTAGPLVDAAPTPPREVSSGVPGGTSVAAPPPATPPAAPPATSPAPHQAAPPQPAPQPAPRPLTPVAPVAQRVPNPYPRPQKPTRPVKPPMTTEEKIMRGVAIGGAAITIAGIILLVSVAIQRGWLGPLGRVLGAYLVGALLFGAAAWLRKRGTRVEGIIALMVTAQIAFVATTSALIFILEWWPPGLGSLVVLLGNAVFLVVAATWAGLGRKLGLGSGGERGVGLSDDRKGDSKGAKARAEARSVLLAVAIVTALVAWMFAASFDAWWPIAGIIVALLASYTVADNRIRLAMAIMATILQFMLISSSDALMLPAACVGIITPVLLVILTLWDPVKPREGDSSEIALAEYWRSFETDPVAAWVGVVLPVPIVACLSVPLIRLDAVWFTLLPAVLIAAIGVFAVLTDRPTQTDGLYASTTPVEYQRIARLIAVMGLALVAAVLVGIRYNGPPMEPGQFLDGALPVVVYLIAGSALFIWLRQLPRDRNLGVVPWVAWLWGAVLITGVLFRHVIVLAPVWLTDTSALIQAVLILGFIAATVLARESFYHRPLWLQLLVGATMLYLSATAIVTITTYLGNLIGGNTGMHLGFLIGHATVSILWMALAAVLMLHRSLLTEPGALWTGVGLAVAGTVKLVFFDLVALSGVPRAIAFLLSGLALLAIASLRGRRTGDAKRDDATPTPAETTTV; this is encoded by the coding sequence ATGAACTTCACTCACCGTGATCGACTGGCCCTGCGTTCGGCCCTGTCGAAGCTGTCTGCCTCGGCGTCCGCGATGGCGGAGGCCAGCCGGGAGATCGATGCGCTGGTGTCGCGCATGGACACCACCGACAGCCCAGCGGGTACCGCCGGCCCGCTTGTCGACGCCGCCCCCACCCCGCCGCGGGAGGTCTCCTCCGGGGTTCCGGGTGGGACGTCGGTCGCCGCTCCCCCGCCTGCGACGCCACCGGCGGCTCCCCCGGCAACCTCCCCGGCCCCTCACCAGGCCGCTCCCCCGCAGCCCGCACCACAGCCCGCGCCGCGGCCGTTGACCCCGGTCGCACCGGTGGCCCAACGGGTCCCCAATCCGTATCCGCGCCCGCAGAAACCGACACGCCCGGTGAAGCCTCCGATGACCACGGAGGAGAAGATCATGCGGGGTGTCGCCATCGGTGGTGCCGCGATCACCATCGCCGGCATCATCCTGCTGGTCTCCGTGGCCATCCAGCGTGGCTGGTTGGGACCGCTGGGACGGGTCCTCGGCGCGTACCTGGTGGGTGCCCTGCTCTTCGGCGCGGCAGCGTGGTTGCGCAAACGCGGCACCCGCGTGGAGGGCATCATCGCCCTGATGGTGACCGCGCAGATCGCGTTCGTGGCCACCACCTCCGCCCTCATCTTCATCCTCGAGTGGTGGCCACCCGGCCTGGGATCCCTGGTGGTGCTGCTGGGCAACGCCGTATTCCTGGTGGTGGCTGCAACCTGGGCAGGTCTGGGCCGGAAGCTGGGGTTGGGGTCCGGTGGTGAGCGTGGGGTCGGTCTCTCCGATGACAGGAAGGGGGACAGCAAGGGTGCCAAGGCCCGCGCCGAGGCCCGGTCTGTCCTGCTGGCCGTCGCCATTGTCACCGCGCTGGTGGCCTGGATGTTCGCAGCCTCCTTCGATGCCTGGTGGCCGATCGCGGGCATCATTGTCGCGCTGCTGGCCAGTTACACCGTGGCGGACAACCGCATCCGTCTGGCGATGGCCATCATGGCCACGATCCTGCAGTTCATGCTCATCTCCTCCTCTGATGCCCTGATGCTCCCGGCCGCCTGCGTGGGCATCATCACGCCGGTGCTGCTGGTAATCCTCACCCTGTGGGATCCAGTGAAGCCGCGTGAGGGTGACAGCTCGGAGATTGCCCTGGCGGAGTACTGGCGCAGTTTCGAAACCGATCCGGTGGCCGCCTGGGTGGGTGTGGTCCTGCCGGTGCCGATCGTGGCCTGCCTGTCGGTCCCCCTCATCCGCCTGGACGCCGTGTGGTTCACCCTCCTGCCGGCGGTTCTCATCGCGGCGATCGGTGTGTTCGCGGTGCTGACAGATAGGCCAACGCAGACCGACGGGCTCTATGCCTCCACCACGCCTGTGGAATACCAGCGCATCGCCCGCCTCATCGCAGTGATGGGCCTGGCCCTGGTGGCCGCGGTGCTGGTGGGCATCCGCTACAACGGCCCGCCCATGGAACCCGGTCAGTTCCTCGATGGTGCACTGCCGGTGGTTGTCTATCTCATCGCCGGTTCCGCGCTGTTTATCTGGTTGCGCCAGCTCCCCCGCGACAGGAATCTCGGTGTGGTGCCGTGGGTGGCCTGGCTGTGGGGTGCCGTGCTGATTACCGGCGTGCTGTTCCGCCATGTGATCGTGCTGGCGCCGGTCTGGCTGACGGATACCTCCGCGCTGATCCAGGCGGTGCTCATCCTCGGGTTCATCGCGGCCACGGTCCTGGCCCGGGAGAGTTTCTACCACCGGCCCCTGTGGCTGCAGCTGCTCGTGGGGGCGACAATGCTGTATCTGTCTGCCACGGCCATCGTCACCATCACCACCTACCTGGGCAACCTCATCGGTGGGAACACCGGCATGCACCTGGGGTTCCTCATCGGCCATGCCACGGTGTCCATCCTATGGATGGCGCTCGCCGCCGTCCTCATGCTCCACCGCTCACTGCTCACCGAACCCGGTGCCCTGTGGACCGGTGTCGGCCTGGCGGTCGCGGGCACCGTCAAGCTGGTCTTCTTCGACCTGGTGGCACTCAGCGGTGTGCCACGCGCCATTGCATTCCTGCTCTCCGGGCTGGCGTTGCTGGCCATCGCCTCCCTGCGCGGTCGGCGCACCGGGGATGCGAAGCGTGACGACGCAACCCCAACCCCCGCAGAGACCACCACCGTCTAA